A region from the Canis lupus baileyi chromosome 27, mCanLup2.hap1, whole genome shotgun sequence genome encodes:
- the OSM gene encoding oncostatin-M, producing the protein MQAQLLWRTLPSLVLGLLFLSMPAMGSCSDKYPELLGQLQKQADFMQHTNTLLDLYIRSQGLDKNGLKEHCRERPGAFPSKDALQRLSRRVFLRTLDTTLGQVLLRLAALEQDIPKAQDLEMLSGVKLNIRGFKNNIHCMAQLLPGSSETTEPTPTSPGASPSPTPTLDTFQRRLEGCRFLHGYHRFMRSVGQVFREWGKSLSRSRRHSPHQGLLKGARRMQLSGRNKRLMPRVQLAPGSHRGAPGG; encoded by the exons ATGCAGGCACAGCTTCTGTGGAGGACGCTGCCCA GTCTGGTCCTTGGACTCCTGTTCCTGAGCATGCCAGCCATGGGCAGCTGTTCGGATAAGTATCCAGAGCTCCTTGGGCAGCTCCAGAAGCAGGCGGACTTCATGCAGCACACCAACACGCTCCTGGACCTTTAT ATCAGAAGCCAAGGCCTGGACAAGAATGGGCTGAAGGAGCACTGCCGGGAGCGCCCCGGGGCCTTCCCTAGCAAAGATGCCCTGCAGAGGCTCAGCAGGCGGGTGTTCCTGCGGACCCTCGACACCACGCTGGGCCAAGTTCTGCTCAGACTGGCTGCCTTAGAGCAGGACATCCCCAAAGCCCAGGACTTGGAGATGCTGAGTGGGGTGAAGCTGAACATTCGCGGGTTCAAGAACAACATCCACTGCATGGCACAGCTCCTTCCAGGCTCCTCGGAGACGACTGAGCCCACTCCAACCAGCCCAGGGGCTTCTCCATCACCCACCCCCACCTTAGACACCTTTCAGCGCAGGCTGGAGGGCTGCAGGTTCCTGCATGGCTACCATCGCTTCATGCGCTCTGTGGGGCAGGTCTTCCGGGAGTGGGGGAAGAGTCTAAGTCGGAGCCGGAGGCACAGCCCCCACCAGGGCCTGCTGAAGGGAGCCCGCAGGATGCAGCTCTCTGGGAGGAACAAGAGACTCATGCCCAGGGTGCAGCTCGCCCCTGGTAGCCATAGGGGCGCCCCTGGAGGATAG